A region from the Linepithema humile isolate Giens D197 chromosome 1, Lhum_UNIL_v1.0, whole genome shotgun sequence genome encodes:
- the LOC136996991 gene encoding uncharacterized protein — MEKDLEDKEFLEQMAISMNRIGGRDSHDLTINILKRVISNEVALQYSWAEKLKKMEFKDLLLAKCIIRAVNMADNKVTEKETVNCISKWLVQATLRHERSLDKQKTKNQKTSANDQQK; from the exons ATGGAGAAAGATTTAGaggataaagaatttttggaaCAAATG gcaATTTCCATGAATAGAATCGGTGGACGAGACAGCCACGATTTAaccattaacattttaaaaagagTGATTAGCAATGAAGTAGCTTTACAATATAGTTGGGcggaaaagttaaaaaaaatggaattcaAAGATTTATTACTGGCAAAGTGTATTATAC gAGCTGTGAATATGGCGGATAATAAAGTGACGGAAAAAGAAACCGTTAATTGTATTTCAAAGTGGCTCGTGCAAGCTACTTTAAGGCATGAGCGAAGCcttgataaacaaaaaac taaaaatcaGAAGACTTCTGCAAATGaccaacaaaaataa
- the LOC136997417 gene encoding fatty acyl-CoA reductase wat-like, which produces MAVIESECKSKSRMELSLMESSSKEDLSAVNEKLSPIQKFYHGQSIFITGSTGFLGKLLIEKLLRLCFGLGTIYLLVRPKKDKNVQQRIEETFDNVVFERLKDKQPNFRDQIISITGDCNHPNLGISSEDRATLIREVSIVFHISSTVKFDEKLKLVLTINVGGTKDVLNLCKEIHNLKVFKYISFVYVSTAYANCPQNVIEEKFYDAPMDSDELLALMECTDDKLADITPQFLEKRPNTYTFTKAMAEDVIRKQVGDLPIGIFRPSIIISTYREPIRGWIDNLYGPTGIILGASIGLLRSVHCDGSMSTNVIPADLVINTLIACACDAANTKLNNDLPSDIPIYNYVGKDNPISYNDMKDFFEKGIFEFPSNKAMWYYSFRLTKYRLVHLFFIYFCHLLPALLIDIATFCWRKELRLLKLYKRIHTSIDVLKYFSTKEWIFTNDRVREMIAKFTSNDRKNFDCDIKNINWKVYFKMYIRGLRVHLIKDPLGTLPQARVKWQRLYWCHQALKLVLILIGMTFCWFIISMVFKCFNENK; this is translated from the exons ATGGCTGTTATTGAATCGGAATGCAAATCGAAATCACGCATGGAACTCTCGCTGATGGAATCCTCATCGAAAGAGGATTTGTCGGCGGTCAATGAAAAACTATCGCCGATTCAGAAGTTCTATCATGGCCAAAGCATCTTTATCACCGGCAGTACCGGTTTTCTAGGCAAGCTGTTAATCGAGAAACTTCTCAGACTGTGTTTTGGATTGGGAACTATTTACTTACTAGTGCGTCCAAAGAAGGACAAAAATGTACAACAACGAATAGAAGAAACTTTTGATAATGTG GTATTTGAAAGACTTAAAGACAAGCAACCGAACTTTCGGgatcaaataatttctataacgGGAGATTGTAACCACCCGAATCTCGGAATATCTTCGGAAGATCGGGCTACTCTCATTCGAGAAGTTTCGATTGTCTTCCATATCTCGTCAACAGTAAAATTCGATGAGAAGTTGAAATTAGTACTAACAATTAATGTCGGAGGTACGAAAGACGTTCTAAATCTTTGTAAGGAAATCCATAATCTAaaggtatttaaatatatt TCATTTGTGTATGTATCAACCGCGTATGCAAACTGTCCGCAAAACgtgatagaagaaaaattttacgacgCGCCAATGGATTCCGACGAACTACTCGCTTTGATGGAATGCACGGATGATAAATTGGCCGATATAACACCACA atttttagaaaaacgGCCAAATACctatacttttacaaaagcGATGGCGGAGGATGTGATTAGGAAGCAGGTTGGTGATTTGCCAATCGGCATTTTTCGTCCTTCCATTA TAATTTCAACGTATCGAGAACCTATACGAGGTTGGATCGACAATTTATACGGTCCAACAGGAATTATTCTTGGTGCTAGTATTGGATTGCTGCGATCGGTTCATTGCGATGGTTCGATGTCCACAAATGTGATACCTGCTGATTTAGTAATCAACACTCTTATCGCGTGCGCATGTGATGCAGCTAATACAAA ATTAAACAACGATTTGCCTAGTGACATTccgatttataattatgtggGTAAGGACAACCCGATAAGTTATAATGATATGAAGGATTTCTTTGAAAAGGGAATTTTTGAATTTCCCTCTAACAAAGCAATGTGGTATTATAGCTTTAGATTAACAAAGTACAGACTTgttcatctttttttcatatatttctgcCACTTGTTGCCAGCTTTGTTGATCGACATCGCGACTTTTTGTTGGAGAAAGGAACTAAG ACTGCTTAAGCTTTACAAAAGAATACACACATCCATAGAtgtgttgaaatatttctccACAAAAGAATGGATATTTACTAATGATCGAGTACGCGAGATGATTGCAAAGTTCACGTCCAATGATCGTAAAAACTTTGATTGCGATATAAAGAATATCAATTGGAAAGTTTACTTCAAGATGTATATACGAGGATTGAGAGTGCATCTCATTAAGGATCCCCTGGGTACTCTGCCGCAAGCACGCGTTAAGT